CTGGCTCCTCGCGCTCGTGGCGCTCGTCGTCTTGGCGGTCCCTCTCCTGGTCGTCGCTGCGGCTGTCAAGGCGACGAGCGCAGGCCCCGTCTTCTACCGTCAGGAACGCATCGGCCGCGACGGCCGACCGTTCATGATGCTCAAGTTCCGGTCGATGCGTTCCGGCGCAGACCGAGAGGTGGCGGTTCTCGCCGACCGCAACGAGGCTGCCGGCCCGCTGTTCAAGATCCACGACGATCCCCGGGTGACGGCGATCGGCACGTACATGCGGCGCTACAGCGTCGACGAGCTCCCGCAGTTCCTCAACGTGCTCCGCGGGGACATGAGCCTGGTCGGCCCGCGTCCCCAGCTGCCGTGCGAGGTCGCCCAGTACGACGGTCACGCTGCGCGCAGGCTGCGGGTCAAGCCTGGGATCACGGGTCCGTGGCAGGTGAGCGGGCGCTCGGACCTCGAGTGGAAGGTGGGCTTGCGCAAAGACGTCTACTACACGGAGAACTGGACCGTGTTCAGCGACTTCCTCATCCTGGCCCGAACGCTGAAGGCTGTCACGGCGCACAAAGGCGCCTACTGACGAGCTGTTCGTCTGGTGTCCACCGCCCGTAGGCCGAACATCCCGACCGCCCCACGGTGCTTCGCACTAGGCTTGGGTGGTAATCCCCCAAAGTCTGAGAAGGAGCAACTGTGGCCAGCATCGAAGTTGTGTACGCACGTGAGATCCTCGATTCGCGCGGAAACCCGACCGTCGAGGTCGAGGTCGTGCTCGACGACGGCTCGACGGCACGTGCAGGCGTCCCGTCCGGCGCGTCGACCGGTGCGTTCGAGGCTTCCGAGCGTCGTGACGGCGACAAGGGTCGCTACCTCGGCAAGGGCGTCCAGCAGGCTGTCGACGCCGTCAACGAAGAGATCGCCCCCGAGCTCATCGGCCTCGAGGCCGAAGAGCAGCGCGAGGTCGACGCGACGCTCATCGAGCTCGACGGAACGCCCAACAAGAGCAAGCTCGGCGCCAACGCGATCCTCGGTGTCTCGCTCGCCGTCGCGCACGCAGCAGCCGACTCTGCTGGCCTCGAGCTCTTCCGCTACATCGGTGGCCCGAACGCCCACGTCCTGCCCGTCCCGATGATGAACATCCTCAACGGTGGGTCGCACGCCGACTCCAACGTCGACATCCAGGAGTTCATGGTCGCCCCGATCGGCGCCACGACGTTCCGCGAGGCGCTGCGCACCGGCGCCGAGGTCTACCACTCCCTCAAGTCCGTCCTCAAGAGCGAGGGCCTGTCGACCGGCCTCGGTGACGAGGGTGGCTTCGCGCCGAACCTCTCGAGCAACCGTGCCGCGCTCGACCTCATCCTCGTCGCGATCGAGAAGGCCGGCTTCAAGCCGGGCGTCGACGTGGGCCTCGCGCTCGACGTCGCAGCGACGGAGTTCTTCAAGGATGGCGCGTACCAGTTCGAGGGCAAGGCCACGAGCCCGGCCGAGATGGTCGAGTACTACAACCAGCTCGTCGCCGACTACCCCCTCGTCTCCATCGAGGACCCGCTGTCCGAGGACGAGTGGACCAGCTGGTCTGACCTCGTCACCCTCGTCGGCGACAAGGTGCAGATCGTCGGTGACGACCTCTTCGTCACGAACCCTGAGCGTCTGGCCCGCGGCATCAAGGAGCGCTCGGCCAACTCGCTCCTCGTCAAGCTCAACCAGATCGGTACCCTCACGGAGACGCTCGACGCCGTGCAGCTCGCGCAGCGTGCCGGCTTCACCGCGATGGTCTCCCACCGTTCGGGCGAGACCGAGGACACGACGATCGCGGACCTGTCCGTCGCGGTCAACGGTGGTCAGATCAAGACGGGTGCTCCTGCCCGTGGCGAGCGCATCAACAAGTACAACCAGCTCCTGCGCATCGAGGAGAGCCTCGGCGACTCGGCACGCTACGCCGGTGCGTCGGCGTTCCCGCGCTGGAACGCGTGACTCGGTCCTGACCGACTGAGCGACGGCTGATCAGCACCGTCTGAGCAGCGAGGGCAGGTGCCCGCCGGGAGAGCTCCGGTGGGTACCTGCCTTCCTGTCTGAGGTGCCGTTGTGTGTAAGCCCTGTGGAGGCGGCGCGTCCTGGAGTGCGCTCGGGGCCTGGCGGGAGAGAATCAGCACGTGCCTCCAGCGTCCAGACCTCCCGCGCCGCGCCCGTCGACGGGCTCGTCCTCGTCGCGCTCCGCGCCGCGGTCTGGTCGTCCGGCCGCGAAGCCTGGGAGCACGACGAAGTCCACGAGCAAGCCCGCGAGCAAGACTGTGAGCAAGCCCGCGAGCAAGCCTGCAGCGAAGTCCACGTCCGGTGCGTCCACGTCGACCGGTACCAGGTCCGGTCCCTCGGGAAGCGGCGCGCGGCGTCCTCCTCGACCTGCAGGTTCACGGGCGAGCGCGTCTCGTCCATCCGTCCTCCCCTCGGGAGCCCCCGGCCCTCGCAAGCGGACCGGATCAGAACCGACCGGCTGGCTGCGGGTGTTCACGGTGCGCTCGGCCGTCTTCGTCCTCGTCGTGCTCATGGCCTTCGTCCTCGTGACGCCGACCGCCGTCCAGTTCCTCAAGCAGCGAGACAGTCTCCAGGCGTTGCGCGCGGACGTCGAGGACACCCGTGCGGTGAACGCTGACCTGTCGAACGAGCTCGACCGGTGGGCCGACGAGAAGTACGTCATCGCGCAGGCGCGCGAGCGGCTGACGTTCGTGTTCCCCGGCGAGACCCCCTACCGGGTCATCGACCCGGAGTCGGTCGTCGAGACGACAGACCCGGACACCGGCCAGGCGGTGCCCGACGGCGCTGTCACCGACGACCTCGATACTGACCAGCCCTGGTACGCCACGGTCTGGGACACAGTCCAGGTCGCCGGCGACGCGCCCTGAGAGCTGCGCTGAAGCGCTCGCGACGACGGTGGGTGGACGACTGTCCTGCTCGGCTCCCCGGTCGGGGAGAATGGTCGGTCGACGCGCGCCCCGTCGGCTGCACGCCCTGGTGGCTGCTCGAACTCCCGTTGACTGCTCGCCCTGCTGATTGGATGAACCCGTGATCGACCCGGCTGCCTCCGGCGTCACCGCTCGTGACCTCGAGGTCCTCGCTGACCAGCTGGGACGCGTGCCGCGCGGTGTCGTCGGCATCGCCGCCCGGTGCGTGTGCGGGCGTCCGCTCGTCGTCCGCACAGCGCCTCGGCTCGACGACGGCACACCGTTCCCGACCACGTTCTATCTCACGAGCCCCGGCGCCGTCGCCGCGGCGAGCACGCTCGAGGCGAACGGCGTGATGCGTGAGATGTCCGAGCGCCTGACGGTCGACGAGGACCTCGCCGCCGCGTACCGGTCGGCGCACGAGCACTATCTCGCCCAGCGAGAAGAGCTCGGGCACGTCGAGGAGATCGCGGGGATCTCTGCGGGCGGGATGCCCGTCCGGGTGAAGTGCTTGCACGTCCTCGTCGGCCATGCGCTCGCTGCCGGTCCCGGTGTGAACCCGCTCGGTGACGAGGCGCTCGCGCTCGTCCGCCCGACCTGGCGGCCGGACCGC
This sequence is a window from Sanguibacter antarcticus. Protein-coding genes within it:
- the eno gene encoding phosphopyruvate hydratase — its product is MASIEVVYAREILDSRGNPTVEVEVVLDDGSTARAGVPSGASTGAFEASERRDGDKGRYLGKGVQQAVDAVNEEIAPELIGLEAEEQREVDATLIELDGTPNKSKLGANAILGVSLAVAHAAADSAGLELFRYIGGPNAHVLPVPMMNILNGGSHADSNVDIQEFMVAPIGATTFREALRTGAEVYHSLKSVLKSEGLSTGLGDEGGFAPNLSSNRAALDLILVAIEKAGFKPGVDVGLALDVAATEFFKDGAYQFEGKATSPAEMVEYYNQLVADYPLVSIEDPLSEDEWTSWSDLVTLVGDKVQIVGDDLFVTNPERLARGIKERSANSLLVKLNQIGTLTETLDAVQLAQRAGFTAMVSHRSGETEDTTIADLSVAVNGGQIKTGAPARGERINKYNQLLRIEESLGDSARYAGASAFPRWNA
- a CDS encoding DUF501 domain-containing protein, which produces MIDPAASGVTARDLEVLADQLGRVPRGVVGIAARCVCGRPLVVRTAPRLDDGTPFPTTFYLTSPGAVAAASTLEANGVMREMSERLTVDEDLAAAYRSAHEHYLAQREELGHVEEIAGISAGGMPVRVKCLHVLVGHALAAGPGVNPLGDEALALVRPTWRPDRCTC
- a CDS encoding FtsB family cell division protein, giving the protein MRSAVFVLVVLMAFVLVTPTAVQFLKQRDSLQALRADVEDTRAVNADLSNELDRWADEKYVIAQARERLTFVFPGETPYRVIDPESVVETTDPDTGQAVPDGAVTDDLDTDQPWYATVWDTVQVAGDAP